One segment of Leptospiraceae bacterium DNA contains the following:
- a CDS encoding phytanoyl-CoA dioxygenase family protein, translating to MLNNIVIYNPNCSTLELKKNIFEGKLIVFSNNKFSTEFANFTIGYLRNKINYQNIETFEHNVSKEEFHTILSTLKPIFSNLPETKIFIANILKEIGFSLETNYLDLPRLRAITSYAHKIKAAKPAFAIHRDTWYANSESQINWWIPLFDVTEENTFAFYPDYFLKPVKNDSEKFHYDTWISDGGFQSPQINSNKVFPETKKNILSKKEIKIPMNSGELLLFSASHLHGTRPNKTNKTRFSIDFRSVDLQDKIGAVNVDNQSSGSLLSDMKIINLEI from the coding sequence GTGCTTAATAATATAGTAATATATAACCCAAATTGTTCTACCTTAGAATTAAAAAAAAATATATTTGAAGGTAAACTAATCGTATTTTCTAACAATAAATTTTCTACTGAATTCGCCAATTTTACAATAGGATATTTAAGGAACAAAATAAACTATCAAAACATAGAAACATTCGAACACAATGTTTCGAAAGAAGAATTTCATACAATCCTTTCAACTCTAAAACCTATTTTTTCTAATCTGCCAGAGACAAAAATATTCATCGCCAATATTTTAAAAGAAATAGGATTCTCCCTTGAAACAAACTATTTAGATTTACCTCGGTTAAGAGCTATTACCTCCTATGCTCATAAAATTAAAGCCGCTAAACCTGCATTTGCGATACATCGAGATACTTGGTATGCAAATTCGGAATCACAAATCAATTGGTGGATTCCTCTTTTTGACGTAACCGAAGAAAATACTTTTGCTTTTTATCCGGACTACTTCCTAAAACCAGTAAAAAACGATTCCGAAAAATTTCATTACGATACATGGATTTCCGACGGTGGATTTCAATCACCACAAATTAATTCTAATAAAGTATTCCCCGAAACAAAAAAAAATATTTTATCCAAAAAAGAAATTAAAATCCCAATGAATTCAGGCGAATTATTGTTGTTTTCCGCATCTCATCTCCACGGCACTCGACCAAACAAAACGAATAAAACACGTTTCAGTATTGACTTTAGATCTGTTGATTTACAAGATAAAATAGGAGCTGTAAATGTAGATAATCAATCCAGCGGTTCCCTACTTAGCGATATGAAAATCATCAACTTAGAAATCTGA
- a CDS encoding RluA family pseudouridine synthase, with the protein MTLNYKIQNEDLGVTIVSFLSRKYTYYSQVEWIKQVYEKKILVNGLVITQDYRIGAGDEISFDLGEFTEPEVDSNYSIVYEDEYLFAVNKPGNLPVHPAGRYRNGNLTTLLSSSHPNFTFFIVNRIDRETSGLVLFGKTKLAASKLGKLFETGKISKTYLCYVEGNFPEFISANGYLGSDNTSTIRKKKKFTYDKMDSSLWNVNTDFKLLKYQNGISKLEVVPHTGKIHQIRATLYSLGYPVVGDKIYGYDENLFLQFIQNGIVENKYGIQRQALHAHCLDFIHPFMGKQTIIRAEEPLDMENILF; encoded by the coding sequence ATGACTTTGAATTATAAAATCCAAAATGAAGATTTAGGAGTTACTATTGTATCTTTTCTATCTAGGAAGTATACGTATTATTCGCAAGTCGAATGGATAAAACAAGTTTACGAAAAAAAAATATTAGTGAATGGTTTGGTTATAACGCAGGATTATCGAATAGGTGCAGGTGACGAAATTTCATTTGATTTAGGTGAGTTTACTGAACCAGAAGTAGATTCCAATTATTCCATCGTTTATGAAGATGAATATTTATTCGCAGTAAATAAACCTGGAAATCTTCCCGTTCATCCAGCTGGACGTTATCGAAATGGAAATCTAACAACTTTACTTTCCAGCAGTCATCCAAATTTTACATTTTTTATCGTAAATAGAATCGATAGGGAAACTTCCGGTCTTGTATTATTTGGTAAAACTAAATTAGCCGCTTCTAAATTAGGAAAACTTTTCGAAACAGGGAAAATTTCTAAAACATATTTATGTTATGTAGAAGGGAATTTTCCTGAATTTATATCTGCAAATGGTTATCTTGGGTCAGATAATACTTCAACAATTCGTAAAAAGAAAAAATTTACGTACGACAAAATGGACTCGTCCCTTTGGAATGTGAATACTGATTTCAAACTTTTAAAGTACCAGAATGGAATTTCCAAACTGGAAGTTGTACCTCATACTGGAAAAATACACCAGATTCGAGCTACACTTTATTCACTAGGATATCCTGTTGTAGGCGATAAAATTTATGGTTATGATGAAAATCTGTTTTTACAATTTATTCAGAATGGAATTGTAGAAAATAAATACGGTATTCAAAGGCAAGCACTTCATGCTCATTGTTTGGATTTCATTCATCCTTTTATGGGCAAACAGACTATTATCCGTGCAGAAGAGCCATTAGATATGGAAAATATTCTATTCTAA
- a CDS encoding STAS domain-containing protein, with translation MGYTHRVFDRFDLIDLSESLDLYTVPELKEFCWNLLKKPETKRIMLVMEALDYIDSSGLGMLLNLSHECRLANVGFKLIKLSPQVHKIFTFANAHESFEIYQTEKDAINSNVRSMSYTHKIVNGIDHLYLEGAIDLYCTPDIKKFLKSLLKNESKKIIISMSKVGYIDSSGLGMFTNLHFECEQRNVKLKLAGLSPESAKIFALTKMNLVFKIYDSVEQAFIDMNA, from the coding sequence ATGGGTTATACGCATAGAGTATTTGATAGATTTGATTTGATTGATTTGTCTGAGTCTTTAGATTTATATACAGTTCCAGAACTAAAAGAATTTTGTTGGAATTTATTAAAAAAACCTGAAACGAAAAGAATTATGTTGGTAATGGAGGCATTAGATTATATTGATTCGTCAGGACTAGGAATGCTTTTGAATCTTTCACATGAGTGCAGATTAGCAAACGTTGGGTTTAAGCTAATTAAACTTAGCCCCCAGGTACATAAAATTTTTACTTTTGCTAATGCACATGAAAGTTTTGAAATCTACCAAACGGAAAAAGATGCGATTAATTCCAATGTTCGGTCTATGTCATATACCCACAAAATCGTCAATGGAATTGATCATCTTTATTTAGAAGGCGCTATCGACCTTTATTGTACACCAGATATTAAAAAATTTTTAAAATCCCTCTTAAAAAATGAAAGTAAAAAAATAATTATATCAATGTCAAAAGTTGGTTATATTGATTCCTCTGGGCTTGGAATGTTTACTAATTTGCATTTTGAATGCGAACAAAGAAATGTAAAGTTGAAATTAGCGGGTTTAAGTCCGGAATCCGCCAAGATATTTGCTTTAACAAAAATGAATTTGGTCTTTAAAATATATGATTCAGTGGAGCAAGCTTTTATAGACATGAATGCTTAG
- a CDS encoding ABC transporter permease yields the protein MLLGKIIKESIYGAGYTLVLLFQTVIEFRSIFFKRNEIVQQMFTAGISSFFVVSIVAVFTGMIMGLNAGLGLKDFGAEGQIGLLLTITLTREMSPFMTALILSASVGSAIAAEIGTMKVSEEIDALEVMSISPVRYLVMPRVLGFSLMVPVLCIYSSILGIFGGSVVGHFQLGVEYQVYFNDVLRRVGSVPGLKDLYVGILKGLIFGITVSIVACSHGLRTTNGAIGVGRATRESVVTSFLLVIFFGYVLTAILYR from the coding sequence ATGTTGTTAGGTAAAATAATCAAAGAATCAATCTATGGTGCGGGTTATACGCTTGTATTACTTTTTCAAACCGTTATTGAATTTAGATCAATATTTTTTAAAAGAAATGAAATAGTCCAACAAATGTTTACAGCTGGAATAAGTAGCTTTTTTGTGGTTTCAATTGTTGCTGTATTTACCGGAATGATCATGGGTTTAAATGCAGGACTTGGTCTAAAGGATTTTGGGGCTGAAGGGCAAATCGGTCTTCTCCTCACAATTACGCTAACAAGGGAAATGTCTCCTTTTATGACAGCACTTATCCTTTCCGCCTCTGTTGGCTCTGCTATAGCGGCAGAAATTGGAACAATGAAAGTTTCCGAAGAAATTGATGCATTGGAAGTAATGTCTATTAGCCCTGTTCGTTATTTGGTTATGCCTCGAGTGCTTGGATTTTCTCTCATGGTTCCTGTTCTTTGTATCTATTCCAGTATTCTTGGAATATTTGGTGGTTCAGTAGTGGGACATTTTCAACTTGGAGTCGAATACCAGGTTTATTTTAACGATGTCCTCAGAAGAGTTGGTTCTGTACCCGGTCTAAAAGATTTATATGTAGGAATTTTAAAAGGATTAATATTTGGAATTACTGTATCGATTGTAGCTTGTTCGCATGGGCTTAGAACGACTAACGGTGCCATTGGGGTAGGGCGTGCTACTAGAGAATCCGTGGTCACTTCCTTTTTGTTAGTAATTTTTTTCGGTTATGTATTAACCGCAATATTGTATAGGTGA
- a CDS encoding AAA family ATPase, with protein MVYIKGYSIKENIYSGEKTNVYRAVKDQKPVIIKILQNDFPSISELDTFTQESQIVQILKGKWIVKFICIEKFKNRFAIVFDDIGATALSNLIKEKGKYSLSEGIDIALKIVYAMEEIHNSKIIHRDIKPHNIVLNETTGELNIIDFGTASLVHLQNSFIPITSSLEGTLAYISPEQTGRMNRSVDYRTDFYSLGVTLYQIFTGELPFIFSDPMELIHAHIAKQPLSPFEKNTTPRILSEIIMKLLEKNPDDRYQSIFGLLYDLEWCRDNLLNSSYLEDIDFLVGKKDIVGKFKVPDKLYGRTKELSRIVKAYKRISDGNRELIIISGRSGVGKSVLAHEIKNLLKEQKGYFSFGKYEQSTKFIPFKAITQSLDGLIEQILMGSATTISIWKERILEAVGDRGRILTDLLPRLEILIGSQPAIINLSLTESQNRLQLVFQDFIRCLCTKELPVVIFLDDLQWVDSASLTLIQNVMEDAELKYFLFVLTFRNNEAKLGNELEFMFRDWFKKLIGYKPILLEPISKFDVTHLVMETLGKKEEDCKELVDLLFEKTHGNPFFTIEVFNDLYNKGFIYFSSGGWIWDIEKIRSVIRISENVVSLMIEKINQLSEESIGILKLAACIGDWFRISIFAGILNKSQSNFLNSLNLIINEGLFIKRENSVGFVQDEVREATYKMMTPNERSLNHYLIGSFYLTNSREEDLDSQVYTIVEHLNLGIMHVKHKNEKKRLLDLNLLLGNKYVAITDYSKALELFNIALTLLPDNPWHSDYKNTLALYSAKAFAECLNANFTEADRLYEFIYKNCKSLLDKIPIVHNQLRQKNIEGKGDEAFKIGFQTLKELGLEIPNQFDLNQVNSAFLKEIGKYEDLLGERQILDLLHFSKMKNPIILEAISLITNLSDIAIVFRPDLVAFIATLGVNLSLEYGNAVDSSISYMLFGVITNLFFKDYKTGYELGQLSLKLNQEIFPNDLIFEKTYAFYGWNISHWVKSAKEDLEIGKKGYNLCLANGDLAYANYFLLISSMGSFFIGHNLDEVLEYTKKAIDFSAKYKIQMGSAVALPNLFFIMALQEKTENLFSFNSELFGEEEYFFTYSSIKQGICYFYLRKFQLFYILNEYDKCFEILSELEKKIPYIQQHLGYCEFHFFNALVLIQLASTHSEENKLLYKEKLLESYEYLKLWSSLCVENFFHKFMLVEAEKARVENRILDAIDFYDKSIEFSLANEYTNDLAIASELAGNFFISIGKPKLAVHYLLDAHYYFSRWGAFTKVKQLEGKYPEIKKKYSSYFPKDITASTNSLTSITTMGAKSGNIFLDLDTVFKASQILASEIHLGKLLEKMMKILFENAGAVRGVFLLNEDNKWYVEAEGDESLNTISVLEAKPFDGYSELSSGIVNYVIHTKSLVILNDALNNGIFVNDPYVISKKSKSILCSPIINQGNLIGIIYLENNLTTDVFTNDRLQILKVLSSQIAVSIENAVLYSSLEAKVDERTKELSSALTHVNTLLNEVSSLKEKQDADYFLTTLLVEPLGKNKATSENFTIKFFNKQKKNFYFRNKLYELGGDINISETIQLKGRKYIVFLNGDAMGKSIQGAGGVLVLGTVFKFIIQRTLSKSADRNYYPERWLKNAFVEIHKVFEGFEGSMLVSLVFGLLDEITGTVFFINADHPEIVILRENKAKYISKYNRYKKIGVRGQVGNISISLFQILPGDNIIIGSDGRDDFILEKNNAVIEESQKKDLFLEIVEECQGNLEQIYEKIHSYGVIGDDISMILVEFKEKYRQKRLRFTNLEVSLDLLAIFKKGKDFQKYFELAEILFIEYPFEYEIFITIVNELRQNQEYEKAAELGEVILLRYPESEVTLVSLIELYLELGKKESAWHLFDRLADITTNIEILNKLDEKLRG; from the coding sequence ATGGTTTATATAAAAGGATATAGTATAAAGGAAAATATTTATTCAGGTGAGAAAACTAACGTCTATCGAGCCGTTAAGGATCAAAAGCCTGTAATAATAAAAATTTTACAAAATGATTTTCCTTCTATTTCTGAATTAGATACATTTACTCAAGAAAGTCAGATTGTACAAATATTAAAAGGGAAATGGATTGTAAAATTTATTTGCATAGAAAAATTTAAAAATAGATTTGCGATCGTTTTCGATGACATTGGTGCAACAGCTCTGTCCAATTTAATTAAAGAGAAAGGTAAATACTCATTATCCGAAGGAATTGACATTGCACTAAAAATAGTGTATGCAATGGAGGAAATTCATAATTCTAAGATAATTCATCGGGATATAAAACCGCATAATATAGTTCTCAATGAAACTACGGGAGAGTTAAATATCATTGATTTTGGAACTGCCAGTTTAGTCCATTTACAAAATTCTTTTATTCCAATTACTAGTTCTTTAGAGGGCACTCTCGCTTATATATCTCCTGAGCAAACAGGTAGAATGAATCGATCTGTAGATTATAGAACCGATTTTTATTCGCTTGGAGTTACGCTTTATCAAATATTTACAGGGGAATTACCTTTTATTTTTTCGGATCCAATGGAGTTAATTCACGCACATATCGCCAAACAACCATTATCTCCATTTGAAAAAAATACGACTCCTCGGATTCTATCTGAAATAATAATGAAACTTTTAGAAAAAAATCCAGATGACCGATATCAGAGTATTTTTGGATTATTGTACGATTTAGAATGGTGTCGAGATAATTTATTAAATTCATCTTACTTAGAAGATATAGATTTCCTGGTTGGTAAAAAGGATATCGTTGGTAAATTTAAAGTTCCTGATAAATTATATGGAAGAACAAAAGAGTTATCACGAATTGTAAAAGCATATAAACGAATTTCAGACGGGAATAGAGAATTAATTATTATTTCAGGACGCTCTGGAGTAGGTAAATCGGTATTAGCTCATGAAATAAAGAATCTACTTAAGGAACAGAAAGGGTATTTTTCTTTCGGTAAATATGAACAATCTACCAAATTTATTCCATTTAAAGCAATTACCCAAAGTTTAGATGGACTGATTGAGCAAATTCTTATGGGAAGTGCCACAACCATCTCAATTTGGAAGGAAAGAATATTGGAAGCAGTGGGGGATCGCGGCAGAATTCTTACTGATTTACTTCCTCGATTAGAGATTTTGATTGGGAGTCAGCCAGCAATCATAAACTTATCTTTAACAGAATCACAGAATAGGTTACAATTGGTTTTTCAGGATTTTATAAGATGTTTATGCACTAAAGAACTTCCCGTTGTTATTTTTTTAGATGACTTACAATGGGTTGATTCTGCAAGTCTCACTTTAATTCAAAATGTAATGGAAGACGCAGAATTAAAGTATTTTCTATTTGTTTTAACTTTCCGAAATAACGAAGCCAAACTAGGGAATGAATTGGAATTTATGTTCAGGGATTGGTTTAAAAAATTGATCGGATATAAACCTATTTTATTAGAGCCAATTTCTAAATTCGATGTAACCCATTTAGTAATGGAAACTCTCGGAAAAAAAGAAGAGGACTGTAAGGAATTGGTGGATTTGCTTTTCGAAAAGACCCATGGAAATCCTTTTTTTACAATAGAAGTGTTCAATGATTTATATAATAAAGGATTTATTTATTTTTCGAGTGGTGGTTGGATTTGGGATATAGAGAAGATTCGAAGTGTTATTAGGATTTCTGAAAATGTAGTTTCTCTCATGATTGAAAAAATTAATCAATTATCTGAAGAGAGTATTGGGATTCTTAAGTTAGCCGCCTGTATTGGGGATTGGTTTCGTATTTCAATATTTGCGGGTATTCTTAATAAGTCACAATCGAATTTTCTGAATAGTCTAAATTTAATTATCAATGAAGGATTATTCATTAAAAGAGAAAATTCTGTCGGGTTTGTGCAAGACGAAGTTAGAGAAGCTACTTACAAGATGATGACTCCGAATGAAAGGTCTTTAAATCATTACCTTATAGGCTCCTTTTATTTGACAAACTCTAGAGAGGAGGATCTTGACAGTCAAGTGTATACAATTGTTGAACATTTGAATTTGGGGATAATGCACGTTAAACACAAAAATGAAAAAAAACGCCTTTTAGATTTGAATTTATTACTTGGAAATAAGTATGTGGCTATAACTGATTATTCGAAAGCTCTAGAACTTTTCAATATTGCTTTAACACTTCTTCCTGATAATCCATGGCATTCAGATTACAAAAATACACTTGCTCTTTATTCTGCAAAAGCTTTCGCAGAATGTTTGAATGCAAATTTTACAGAAGCAGATCGTTTATACGAGTTTATTTATAAAAATTGTAAGTCCTTACTTGATAAAATTCCAATTGTGCATAATCAGCTTCGACAAAAAAACATTGAAGGAAAAGGAGACGAAGCTTTTAAGATTGGTTTTCAAACCCTAAAAGAATTAGGTTTAGAAATACCGAATCAATTTGATTTAAATCAAGTCAATTCTGCATTTCTTAAAGAGATAGGAAAATATGAAGACTTACTTGGAGAGCGGCAAATATTAGATTTGCTTCATTTTTCTAAAATGAAAAACCCGATTATATTGGAAGCAATTTCTTTGATCACAAATTTGAGCGATATAGCAATTGTATTTCGCCCGGATTTAGTAGCTTTTATTGCAACACTAGGAGTAAATTTGTCTCTTGAATACGGAAATGCAGTAGATTCTTCTATTTCCTATATGTTATTTGGAGTTATCACAAATTTGTTTTTTAAAGATTATAAAACTGGGTATGAACTCGGTCAACTTAGTTTAAAGTTAAATCAAGAAATTTTTCCGAACGATTTAATTTTTGAAAAAACTTACGCATTTTACGGATGGAATATTAGTCACTGGGTAAAATCTGCGAAAGAGGATTTAGAAATTGGAAAAAAGGGATATAATTTATGTCTGGCTAACGGTGATTTGGCGTATGCAAATTACTTTTTGTTGATTTCATCAATGGGATCATTTTTTATTGGTCATAATTTGGATGAGGTGTTAGAGTATACTAAAAAGGCAATTGATTTTTCTGCAAAATATAAAATTCAAATGGGATCAGCTGTTGCACTTCCAAACTTATTTTTCATAATGGCACTTCAAGAAAAAACTGAAAATCTATTCTCTTTTAATTCAGAGTTATTTGGGGAAGAGGAATATTTTTTCACCTATTCATCTATTAAACAAGGAATTTGTTATTTTTATCTTAGAAAGTTTCAATTATTTTACATCCTAAATGAATACGATAAATGTTTCGAAATATTGTCGGAGTTAGAAAAAAAGATTCCTTATATACAGCAGCATCTTGGGTATTGTGAATTTCATTTTTTTAATGCCTTGGTTTTAATACAATTAGCCTCAACCCATAGTGAGGAAAATAAACTTCTATATAAGGAAAAACTTTTAGAAAGTTATGAATATTTAAAACTTTGGTCAAGTCTATGTGTGGAAAATTTTTTTCATAAATTCATGTTGGTAGAAGCAGAAAAAGCGAGAGTCGAGAATCGAATTTTAGATGCGATTGATTTTTATGATAAGTCGATTGAATTTTCATTAGCAAATGAATATACGAATGATCTAGCAATCGCTTCTGAACTAGCTGGAAATTTTTTTATAAGTATCGGCAAGCCTAAATTAGCCGTTCATTACCTTTTGGATGCTCATTACTATTTTTCCAGATGGGGTGCTTTCACAAAGGTTAAACAATTAGAAGGAAAGTATCCAGAAATCAAAAAAAAGTATTCTAGTTATTTTCCAAAAGATATAACTGCTAGCACAAATTCGTTAACTAGTATTACTACGATGGGAGCGAAATCAGGAAATATTTTTTTAGATTTGGATACTGTTTTTAAAGCTTCACAGATACTCGCAAGTGAAATTCATTTAGGTAAGTTACTTGAAAAAATGATGAAAATCCTATTCGAAAATGCGGGCGCAGTTCGAGGAGTTTTTCTATTAAATGAAGATAATAAATGGTATGTTGAAGCAGAGGGCGATGAAAGTTTAAATACAATTTCTGTATTGGAGGCAAAGCCTTTTGATGGATATTCAGAGTTATCCTCTGGAATTGTAAACTATGTAATTCATACTAAAAGTTTAGTCATTTTAAACGACGCTCTTAATAACGGGATATTTGTAAATGATCCATACGTAATATCTAAGAAATCTAAATCAATTTTATGTTCTCCGATTATAAACCAAGGAAATCTAATTGGAATTATCTATCTAGAGAATAATCTTACCACAGACGTTTTCACTAACGATCGATTACAAATTCTTAAAGTTCTTTCCTCACAAATCGCAGTTAGCATTGAAAATGCAGTTTTGTATTCTAGTTTGGAAGCTAAAGTTGATGAAAGAACAAAAGAATTATCAAGTGCACTTACTCATGTAAATACTCTACTAAATGAAGTGAGCAGTTTGAAAGAAAAACAGGATGCTGATTATTTTTTGACAACTCTTCTTGTCGAACCACTCGGAAAAAATAAAGCAACCAGCGAAAATTTTACAATAAAATTTTTTAATAAACAAAAGAAGAATTTTTACTTTAGAAATAAATTATATGAATTAGGTGGAGATATTAATATATCTGAAACCATTCAGCTTAAAGGACGCAAATACATTGTATTTTTGAATGGAGACGCAATGGGTAAGTCTATACAAGGGGCAGGGGGAGTTTTGGTTCTTGGAACAGTATTTAAGTTTATCATCCAGAGAACCCTGTCTAAATCCGCGGATAGAAACTATTATCCGGAGCGTTGGTTAAAAAATGCGTTCGTGGAAATACATAAAGTATTTGAAGGCTTTGAAGGTTCTATGTTAGTCTCTTTAGTTTTTGGTTTACTTGATGAAATAACAGGAACTGTTTTTTTTATCAATGCAGATCATCCGGAAATTGTAATTCTTAGGGAAAATAAAGCAAAATATATTTCTAAATACAATCGGTATAAAAAAATAGGGGTTAGGGGACAGGTTGGAAATATTTCCATTTCTTTGTTTCAGATTCTACCCGGAGACAATATAATAATTGGTTCTGATGGAAGAGATGATTTTATTTTAGAAAAAAATAATGCCGTGATAGAAGAGTCACAAAAAAAGGATTTATTCTTGGAAATTGTGGAAGAATGTCAGGGAAATTTAGAACAGATTTATGAAAAAATACATTCTTATGGGGTAATCGGGGATGATATTTCAATGATTCTTGTGGAGTTTAAAGAAAAGTATAGACAAAAAAGACTAAGATTTACTAATTTAGAGGTTAGCTTAGATCTATTAGCTATTTTTAAAAAGGGAAAGGATTTTCAGAAGTATTTTGAATTGGCTGAGATTTTGTTTATAGAATATCCATTCGAATACGAAATTTTTATTACTATAGTGAATGAACTTAGGCAAAATCAGGAATATGAGAAGGCTGCGGAACTAGGGGAAGTGATTCTTCTTAGATACCCTGAGAGTGAAGTTACTCTTGTAAGTTTGATCGAATTGTATTTAGAGTTAGGGAAAAAAGAAAGTGCGTGGCATTTATTTGATCGGCTTGCAGATATAACGACTAATATCGAAATACTAAATAAATTAGATGAAAAGTTAAGGGGATAA
- a CDS encoding N-acetyl-gamma-glutamyl-phosphate reductase has protein sequence MKVSIIGAGGLTGRELLGLLANHSEIEVVHITSNKTAGKKISEVFPNVKFKNDLVFKTHEEEIPKDSLVVLAVPNEVSLSMTPKLLDKGHKVIDLSGAYRLHDKSLFEKYYGLKHESFSLMEKVVFGIPEIFRNKIKGSDFVSNPGCYATSGLVPLYMLGSLREKISSAIVIDSKSGVSGAGGRTEDIGFTFTNTYENFRAYKILSHQHTPEIEEYAGYSMNKKLPKIIFTPHLLPVYRGILSTFVIQFEKNISEGDVINEFSNFKSEPFIRIYKKPEEIELKNIQNSNFLDVSFKVEENILVIVSALDNLIKGAAGQALQNINLMLNLPEEKGILT, from the coding sequence ATGAAAGTTTCTATCATTGGTGCTGGCGGATTAACAGGAAGAGAATTATTAGGACTTTTAGCAAATCATTCTGAAATAGAAGTTGTACATATCACAAGTAATAAAACAGCGGGAAAAAAAATCTCAGAAGTATTTCCCAATGTAAAATTTAAGAACGATTTAGTATTTAAAACTCACGAGGAAGAAATTCCAAAGGATAGTTTGGTTGTATTAGCAGTTCCAAATGAAGTTTCTCTATCTATGACTCCAAAGTTATTAGATAAAGGCCATAAAGTAATCGATCTCTCGGGCGCCTACCGTCTTCACGATAAAAGTCTTTTCGAGAAATATTATGGGTTAAAACATGAATCGTTTTCTTTGATGGAAAAAGTTGTTTTCGGAATTCCAGAAATTTTTCGAAATAAAATAAAAGGCTCTGATTTTGTTTCGAATCCAGGTTGTTACGCGACTTCGGGTTTAGTTCCTCTATATATGCTTGGAAGTTTACGAGAAAAAATTTCTAGTGCAATAGTCATTGACTCTAAATCCGGAGTGAGTGGAGCAGGAGGCAGAACGGAAGATATTGGGTTTACCTTTACAAATACATACGAGAACTTTAGAGCTTATAAAATTCTTTCTCATCAACATACTCCTGAAATTGAGGAATACGCTGGTTATTCTATGAATAAAAAACTTCCCAAAATTATATTTACTCCGCATTTGCTCCCTGTTTATCGAGGGATATTATCAACCTTCGTAATTCAATTTGAAAAAAATATTTCCGAGGGGGATGTAATAAATGAATTTTCCAATTTTAAATCTGAACCATTTATTCGGATTTATAAAAAACCTGAAGAAATTGAATTAAAAAATATTCAAAATTCAAATTTCTTAGATGTAAGTTTTAAAGTAGAAGAAAATATTTTAGTGATTGTTTCGGCTTTAGACAATTTAATAAAAGGTGCGGCCGGGCAAGCATTACAGAATATCAACCTAATGTTAAATTTACCGGAAGAAAAAGGAATCTTGACATAG
- a CDS encoding ATP-binding cassette domain-containing protein encodes MRNVHKTFGTRKILKGVNVNVKKGETMVILGPSGTGKSVTLKHITGLVAPDEGDCLILGESISFSKEKIRKKLRAKMGVLFQSGALINWLSVYENVALPLREHKISKGKELHDNVMEKLQWLDLIVAKDNLPGDISGGMKKRAGIARALTTNPEILLYDEPTSGLDPVMSNVFNELILRLKKELHVTSIVVTHDMESAYMIADRITFLYEGKAIFCGTVAELKSSSNTVIQQFIHGRTVGPMILDHSDAKKKK; translated from the coding sequence ATGAGAAATGTCCATAAAACTTTTGGAACACGTAAGATTCTAAAAGGTGTAAACGTAAATGTGAAGAAGGGAGAAACCATGGTAATTCTAGGTCCTTCTGGAACAGGGAAATCTGTAACTCTCAAACATATTACCGGTCTGGTTGCTCCCGATGAAGGAGATTGTTTAATTTTAGGAGAATCCATTTCTTTTTCGAAAGAAAAAATTCGTAAAAAACTTAGAGCAAAGATGGGAGTTTTATTTCAATCGGGAGCTTTGATAAACTGGCTTAGTGTTTACGAAAATGTTGCATTGCCACTTAGGGAACACAAAATTTCAAAAGGAAAGGAGTTACATGATAATGTAATGGAAAAATTACAGTGGTTGGATTTGATTGTGGCTAAGGATAATTTGCCTGGAGATATTAGTGGTGGTATGAAAAAACGGGCTGGTATCGCAAGAGCCCTAACAACTAATCCAGAAATTTTACTTTATGACGAGCCAACTTCCGGTCTAGATCCTGTAATGTCCAATGTATTTAATGAATTGATACTGAGGCTAAAAAAGGAATTACATGTAACTTCGATAGTTGTGACTCATGATATGGAAAGCGCATATATGATTGCGGATCGAATTACATTTTTATACGAAGGAAAAGCAATTTTTTGTGGAACTGTTGCTGAATTAAAATCATCTTCAAACACCGTGATTCAACAGTTTATTCATGGACGCACAGTAGGTCCGATGATTCTAGATCACTCAGACGCAAAGAAAAAAAAATAA